One segment of Phaeacidiphilus oryzae TH49 DNA contains the following:
- a CDS encoding F0F1 ATP synthase subunit epsilon produces MAELHVELVAADRKVWAGEATIVLARTKSGDIGIQANHTPVLGVLESDPVTIRQADGGAVVAAVHGGFLSFADNKLSILAEIAELADEINVERAERALERAKAETDAGAQRRAEVRLLAAANTAK; encoded by the coding sequence TTGGCTGAGCTGCACGTCGAGCTGGTCGCGGCGGACCGCAAGGTCTGGGCCGGTGAGGCCACGATCGTCCTGGCGCGCACCAAGTCCGGTGACATCGGTATCCAGGCGAACCACACGCCCGTCCTGGGCGTGCTGGAGTCTGACCCGGTGACCATCCGGCAGGCCGATGGAGGCGCCGTGGTCGCGGCGGTGCACGGCGGCTTCCTGTCCTTCGCGGACAACAAGCTGTCGATCCTCGCCGAGATCGCCGAACTCGCCGACGAGATCAACGTCGAGCGGGCGGAGCGGGCGCTGGAGCGCGCCAAGGCCGAGACCGACGCGGGCGCCCAGCGCCGCGCCGAGGTGCGGCTTCTGGCGGCGGCCAACACCGCCAAGTAG
- a CDS encoding ABC transporter permease, translated as MSTPQQPQQPQQPGQPQPPFQGGQGWGPGVPPQAPVAPQPAPQPPYGAGGFGGPPPGGGFAGQPPAGYAPAAPAPAGYAPGAPAPAGAPAAYPPAGYPPAGHPPGPSAEPGGGFFGAVAAEWTKLWSVRSTYWCLGLMAGLVLVLDLGLGVAISGRDSSPFTFIRVLIPGVLLGQLAVVPLGALSITSEYSTGLIRTTFVAAPARLRVLAAKTLVLLTVLLVLCTFCTTVGMLLSALLLPGDSTGGGAVPTGMDRLDASLGAGVFMALLGMLAYAIGTLIRHSAGSITIVLGLLFLPFILGLIAVGFSGTRPVGQKLLEYSLLDGLVAQFGVPFIGGGPGPWTLISLLAVVTALVLAGGLAATAARDA; from the coding sequence ATGAGCACACCACAGCAGCCGCAGCAGCCACAGCAGCCGGGGCAGCCGCAGCCGCCGTTCCAGGGCGGCCAGGGGTGGGGGCCGGGCGTACCGCCGCAGGCGCCCGTCGCGCCGCAGCCGGCCCCGCAACCGCCCTACGGCGCAGGGGGTTTCGGTGGGCCGCCGCCCGGCGGCGGGTTCGCGGGGCAGCCGCCCGCCGGGTACGCGCCCGCGGCGCCCGCGCCCGCCGGTTACGCGCCTGGGGCGCCCGCGCCCGCCGGCGCGCCGGCCGCATACCCACCCGCCGGTTACCCGCCGGCCGGTCACCCGCCCGGGCCGTCCGCCGAGCCCGGCGGCGGGTTCTTCGGCGCGGTCGCCGCCGAGTGGACCAAGCTGTGGAGCGTCCGCTCCACCTACTGGTGCCTCGGCCTGATGGCCGGCCTGGTGCTGGTGCTCGACCTCGGCCTGGGGGTCGCCATCAGCGGGCGCGACAGCTCGCCCTTCACCTTCATCCGGGTGCTCATCCCCGGCGTGCTGCTGGGCCAGCTCGCGGTGGTGCCGCTGGGCGCGCTCAGCATCACCTCGGAGTACAGCACCGGGCTGATCCGCACCACCTTCGTCGCCGCGCCGGCGCGGCTGCGGGTGCTGGCGGCCAAGACGCTGGTGCTGCTGACGGTGCTGCTGGTGCTCTGCACCTTCTGCACCACCGTCGGGATGCTGTTGAGCGCCCTCCTGCTGCCCGGCGACAGCACGGGCGGCGGCGCCGTCCCGACCGGGATGGACCGGCTCGACGCCAGCCTGGGCGCGGGGGTCTTCATGGCCCTCCTCGGCATGCTGGCCTATGCGATCGGGACGCTGATCCGGCACTCGGCCGGGTCCATCACCATCGTGCTGGGGCTGCTCTTCCTCCCTTTCATCCTCGGGCTGATCGCCGTCGGCTTCTCCGGCACCCGGCCGGTGGGCCAGAAGCTGCTGGAGTACTCGCTGCTGGACGGGCTGGTGGCGCAGTTCGGGGTGCCGTTCATCGGCGGCGGCCCCGGGCCGTGGACACTGATCTCGCTGCTGGCGGTGGTGACCGCGCTGGTCCTGGCCGGCGGGCTGGCCGCCACCGCCGCCCGGGACGCCTGA
- a CDS encoding SCO5389 family protein, producing the protein MSLDVSPDLLDKAERGDVDEREFVDCVRTSLPYAWELISSLVAQTKVDGSDFADNQVPPPSEQARGQLLRAMASDAIRGALQRHFGVRLAFQNCHRVAVFTPGPRSDERYTRFTSIRAQLLNQSPELRDC; encoded by the coding sequence ATGTCGCTCGACGTCTCACCGGACCTGCTCGACAAGGCCGAGCGAGGCGATGTCGACGAGCGCGAGTTCGTCGACTGCGTCCGCACTTCCCTGCCCTACGCCTGGGAGCTGATCAGCTCACTGGTCGCCCAGACCAAGGTGGACGGCTCGGATTTCGCGGACAACCAGGTGCCGCCGCCGTCCGAGCAGGCCAGGGGGCAGCTGCTCAGGGCGATGGCCAGTGACGCGATACGCGGCGCCCTGCAGCGTCACTTCGGCGTCCGGCTCGCCTTCCAGAACTGCCATCGAGTGGCCGTCTTCACCCCCGGGCCCCGGAGCGACGAGCGGTACACCCGTTTCACCTCCATCCGCGCCCAACTGCTCAACCAGTCCCCGGAGTTGCGGGACTGCTGA
- a CDS encoding STAS domain-containing protein gives MRITGDRAELAIEGRLDVRTAADARVRLHDAVDGGEGDLILDLKALESWDATGLGVIMGTHRRAGRSGRRLVLRGVPPQLQRLLVATKLHRILAIEGMEPQPAGAAHAAL, from the coding sequence ATGCGGATCACTGGCGACCGGGCCGAGCTGGCCATCGAGGGGCGCCTGGACGTCCGCACGGCCGCCGACGCGCGGGTTCGCCTCCACGACGCCGTCGACGGCGGCGAGGGAGACCTGATCCTCGACCTCAAGGCGCTGGAGTCCTGGGACGCCACCGGCCTCGGCGTCATCATGGGCACCCACCGCCGGGCCGGCCGCAGCGGCCGCCGGCTGGTGCTGCGCGGGGTGCCGCCGCAGCTGCAGCGGCTGCTCGTGGCGACCAAGCTGCACCGGATCCTGGCCATCGAGGGGATGGAGCCGCAGCCGGCAGGCGCGGCGCACGCGGCCCTCTGA
- a CDS encoding DUF2550 domain-containing protein, with translation MVLALVVAAVVVVVALAGLSAFAVRRRLIQRVGGTFDCSLRLRMPEAAEIAAVTAAEAAAQEAPSDVPESGAEQAAASAGDGKGWVFGVARYNGDDLEWFRVFSYSPRPRRVLRRPLIEVVSRRTPEGQEELALLSGAVVLSARVDGEPIELAMSEDALTGFLAWLEAAPPGQRVNVA, from the coding sequence ATGGTCCTCGCCCTGGTTGTGGCCGCGGTGGTGGTCGTGGTCGCACTTGCGGGGCTGAGCGCCTTCGCGGTGCGGAGGCGGCTGATCCAGCGGGTGGGCGGTACCTTCGACTGCTCGCTGCGGTTGCGGATGCCGGAGGCCGCGGAGATCGCGGCGGTGACCGCCGCCGAGGCGGCCGCGCAGGAGGCGCCCTCGGACGTCCCCGAGTCGGGGGCCGAACAGGCCGCCGCGTCGGCGGGGGACGGCAAGGGCTGGGTCTTCGGCGTGGCCCGGTACAACGGCGACGACCTGGAGTGGTTCCGGGTCTTCAGCTACTCGCCGAGGCCGCGGCGGGTGCTGCGGCGGCCGCTGATCGAGGTGGTGTCCCGGCGGACGCCGGAGGGGCAGGAGGAGCTCGCCCTGCTGTCCGGCGCGGTGGTGCTGAGCGCCCGCGTCGACGGCGAGCCGATCGAACTCGCGATGAGCGAGGACGCCCTGACCGGATTCCTGGCGTGGCTGGAGGCGGCACCTCCCGGCCAGCGCGTCAACGTCGCCTAG
- a CDS encoding ATP-binding cassette domain-containing protein → MAQLRAASTALSSAPPPALDVHRLRWGGAGRPLDLRLLPGEAVAVVAAQDEPESAERARGLLRVLAGAEPALGGLFAVAGRELSGDRAEARWLTGLAGPPPYGTAAWAGDTTLGAALVSHGQLMRLSRGQARDRAAELAFDLELVPLLELGWDELTPGELLRARIALAMLHRPAVLLLDDPAAGLSPQEGEELRALLRMLRDPAGADGGVAVLLTTPDLSSVALLADRAVPLP, encoded by the coding sequence ATGGCCCAACTCCGCGCCGCCTCGACCGCCCTCTCCTCCGCTCCACCCCCCGCCCTCGACGTCCACCGCCTCCGCTGGGGCGGCGCCGGGCGGCCGCTGGACCTCCGGCTGCTCCCGGGCGAGGCGGTGGCCGTGGTGGCGGCGCAGGACGAGCCGGAGAGCGCCGAGCGGGCGCGGGGACTGCTGCGGGTGCTGGCGGGGGCCGAGCCGGCGCTGGGCGGCCTGTTCGCGGTGGCCGGCCGGGAGCTCTCCGGGGACCGGGCGGAGGCGCGCTGGCTGACCGGTCTGGCCGGGCCCCCGCCGTACGGCACGGCCGCGTGGGCCGGCGACACGACGCTGGGCGCGGCGCTGGTCTCGCACGGCCAGCTGATGCGCCTCTCCCGCGGCCAGGCCCGGGACAGGGCCGCGGAGTTGGCCTTCGACCTGGAGCTGGTCCCACTGCTCGAACTGGGCTGGGACGAGCTCACCCCGGGCGAGCTGCTGCGGGCGCGGATCGCGCTGGCGATGCTCCACCGGCCGGCCGTGCTGCTGCTGGACGACCCGGCGGCGGGGCTCTCCCCGCAGGAGGGCGAGGAACTGCGGGCGCTGCTGCGGATGCTGCGCGACCCGGCCGGGGCGGACGGCGGGGTCGCCGTCCTCCTCACCACCCCCGACCTCTCCTCGGTGGCCCTGCTGGCCGACCGGGCGGTGCCGCTGCCCTAG
- a CDS encoding ATP-binding protein has translation MKPRTGGPGDSGREPVGGAYGSAAGRDDESRSDETASGFPEHREYIPSESTAGTDDGPAGAGEPVTSTAVTAVRPRAESGGPRGLTGPAAVISGDLLLTVDTPGGTTVEPCPPERRPGASADAFSTAGWEEPETVPLPALAPGQPGQPGLRGQAVAGAAEAENGPLLERVAECRRLSTLLAQGRSVRVTGPRGSGKSAVLSLLAASAEGLAPNGVVRLAGYRRTVNDLLQDLFAATAPPLFRGDGSPGRPRFRPDRAQLRVLLREVGAVVVIDDLECGGELLEELLETAPECAFLVSATPDVPPPVPDSRMEDAVLRGLSREGALRLLSERTGRPLTDEEQAWAADLWFESGGLPLRFVQAAAVLRHRDAARADRSAAAVDPEGPTRPLPVLPRDPRAGYRARGVPEGFAGGLFDAMAGPGPGGGAAADSGGRAAAAASVDLLGPLPDIADSAPPALRLAAGLGPEARRTLRLAAALGGECPAAPHLAALAEVGHGEAALRELVECGLATRVGTHLRLAEGVAEMLAGDAVEDVESVRTVQDAVRHFAWWTGHSAVMADQVSDEAEVLLAALQAVRDTGGHGAVVRLARSAAPCFALALRWSAWERTLRYGLEAARTNRAVAEEAWFHHELGVLAFCVGAYDRARAELESAVALRGALGDTRGVAAGRTVLELLGVSTAAQGLPAGSLPQHRTRRLGVFQSAGGGAGAGRSRSAGAGAGVPAPPPAPGSRTAPGAGGPGAPGAPGGGPDFPGPAVPEPSGWGHGLITRRNMAAAASGAVLLGALASVVALGAGTHGNGSDNAPLNVAPVPSASTPGQKTPGLSPSPSAPGSRNGTGNGATTGGAGNPTTFGGGGAGGYGPTTGPAASGTGGVLPPPAGPTSGSRPTTVRPTTGGTTPRPTQTRTKSPTPTAPPTTKPPTTPPPTTAPPTTAPPTTKPPPSVAGPTTTPSTSAANPTVNSPTTAAAPSLTTTKSSTAPTT, from the coding sequence ATGAAGCCACGTACAGGTGGACCCGGGGACAGCGGGAGAGAACCCGTCGGGGGGGCTTACGGGTCGGCCGCGGGCCGTGACGACGAGTCGCGCTCGGACGAGACCGCATCGGGTTTTCCGGAGCACCGGGAGTACATACCGTCGGAATCCACCGCCGGCACCGACGACGGACCCGCCGGCGCCGGCGAGCCGGTCACCTCGACCGCCGTCACCGCCGTGCGCCCGCGTGCGGAGAGCGGCGGCCCGCGCGGGCTGACCGGACCGGCCGCCGTCATCTCAGGCGACCTGCTGCTCACCGTCGACACACCGGGCGGGACCACCGTCGAGCCCTGCCCGCCGGAGCGCCGCCCGGGTGCCTCCGCCGACGCCTTCTCCACGGCCGGCTGGGAGGAACCAGAGACGGTGCCGCTGCCCGCGCTCGCCCCAGGGCAGCCAGGGCAGCCAGGGCTGCGCGGGCAGGCCGTGGCGGGCGCTGCGGAGGCCGAGAACGGGCCGCTGCTGGAGCGGGTCGCCGAATGCCGGCGGCTCAGCACCCTGCTGGCGCAGGGCCGCTCGGTGCGGGTCACCGGACCGCGCGGCTCCGGCAAGTCGGCCGTGCTGTCCCTCCTGGCCGCCTCGGCGGAGGGGCTGGCGCCCAACGGGGTGGTCCGGCTGGCCGGGTACCGGCGCACGGTCAACGACCTCCTCCAGGACCTCTTCGCGGCCACCGCGCCGCCGCTCTTCCGCGGCGACGGCAGCCCCGGCCGGCCGCGCTTCCGCCCGGACCGGGCCCAACTCCGCGTACTGCTGCGGGAGGTGGGCGCGGTGGTGGTGATCGACGACCTGGAGTGCGGCGGCGAGCTGCTGGAGGAGCTGCTGGAGACCGCGCCGGAGTGCGCCTTCCTGGTCTCGGCGACCCCGGACGTGCCGCCGCCGGTGCCCGACTCCCGGATGGAGGACGCGGTGCTCCGCGGCCTCTCCCGGGAGGGCGCGCTGCGGCTGCTCTCCGAGCGGACCGGGCGGCCGCTCACCGACGAGGAGCAGGCCTGGGCCGCCGACCTGTGGTTCGAGTCCGGCGGGCTGCCGCTGCGCTTCGTCCAGGCCGCGGCGGTGCTGCGGCACCGGGACGCGGCCCGGGCGGACCGGAGCGCCGCCGCGGTGGACCCGGAGGGGCCGACCAGGCCGCTGCCGGTGCTGCCGCGGGATCCGCGGGCGGGCTACCGGGCGCGGGGGGTGCCCGAGGGCTTCGCGGGCGGACTCTTCGACGCGATGGCCGGTCCTGGCCCGGGCGGGGGAGCGGCCGCGGACTCCGGCGGCCGTGCGGCGGCCGCGGCCTCCGTGGACCTGCTGGGTCCCCTGCCGGACATCGCGGACAGCGCCCCGCCTGCGCTCCGCCTGGCCGCCGGGCTCGGCCCGGAGGCCCGGCGGACGCTGCGGCTGGCCGCCGCGCTCGGCGGCGAGTGCCCCGCCGCCCCGCACCTGGCCGCGCTGGCCGAGGTCGGCCACGGCGAGGCCGCGCTGCGGGAGCTGGTCGAGTGCGGCCTCGCCACCCGCGTGGGCACCCATCTGCGGCTCGCCGAGGGCGTGGCCGAGATGCTCGCCGGGGACGCCGTCGAGGACGTCGAGTCGGTCCGGACCGTCCAGGATGCGGTCCGCCATTTCGCCTGGTGGACGGGGCACTCCGCGGTGATGGCCGACCAGGTCTCGGACGAGGCCGAGGTGCTGCTCGCCGCGCTGCAGGCGGTGCGGGACACGGGCGGCCACGGGGCGGTCGTGCGGCTGGCCCGCTCGGCCGCGCCCTGCTTCGCGCTGGCGCTGCGCTGGAGCGCCTGGGAGCGCACCCTGCGGTACGGCCTGGAGGCCGCCAGGACCAACCGCGCGGTGGCCGAGGAGGCCTGGTTCCACCACGAGTTGGGCGTGCTGGCGTTCTGCGTCGGGGCGTACGACCGGGCGCGGGCCGAGCTGGAGTCCGCGGTGGCGCTGCGCGGGGCGCTGGGCGACACCCGCGGGGTGGCCGCGGGCAGGACCGTGCTGGAGCTGCTGGGGGTCTCCACGGCCGCCCAGGGGCTGCCGGCGGGGTCGCTTCCGCAGCACCGGACGCGGCGGCTCGGGGTCTTCCAGTCCGCGGGCGGCGGAGCGGGCGCGGGGCGGAGCCGGAGCGCGGGCGCCGGCGCGGGCGTGCCGGCGCCGCCGCCCGCGCCCGGGTCGAGGACGGCTCCCGGCGCGGGCGGGCCCGGTGCGCCGGGTGCGCCCGGCGGCGGCCCGGACTTCCCCGGGCCGGCCGTCCCCGAGCCCTCGGGCTGGGGCCACGGGCTGATCACCCGCCGGAACATGGCCGCGGCGGCGTCCGGGGCGGTACTGCTGGGGGCGCTCGCCTCGGTGGTCGCGCTGGGCGCGGGGACCCACGGGAACGGCTCGGACAACGCCCCGCTGAACGTCGCGCCGGTGCCCTCGGCGAGCACCCCGGGGCAGAAGACGCCGGGGCTCAGCCCCTCGCCGTCCGCACCGGGCAGCCGGAACGGCACCGGCAACGGCGCCACCACGGGCGGCGCCGGCAACCCGACCACCTTCGGCGGCGGGGGCGCGGGCGGTTATGGACCGACGACGGGCCCCGCGGCCTCCGGTACCGGCGGGGTGCTGCCGCCGCCGGCGGGGCCGACCTCCGGATCGCGGCCGACGACGGTCCGTCCGACGACGGGCGGGACGACGCCGCGCCCGACCCAGACCAGGACCAAGAGCCCGACGCCGACGGCGCCCCCGACGACGAAGCCGCCGACCACTCCGCCTCCGACCACGGCGCCGCCGACCACCGCGCCGCCCACCACGAAGCCCCCGCCGAGCGTCGCCGGACCGACCACCACGCCGTCGACCTCGGCGGCGAATCCGACGGTCAACTCGCCGACCACGGCGGCGGCGCCCTCCCTCACCACCACCAAGTCGTCGACGGCGCCCACCACTTGA
- a CDS encoding cob(I)yrinic acid a,c-diamide adenosyltransferase — protein MVNLTRIYTRTGDDGTTALGDMSRTSKNDSRLNAYADANEANAAIGVAVAGGGLGEDVVAVLTRIQNDLFDVGADLSTPVVENPKYPPLRVLQSYIDRLEADCDRYLAELEKLRSFILPGGTPAAAQLHFACTVVRRAERSTWAAIAEYGDGVNPLTAKYLNRLSDLLFILARTANKERGDVLWVPGENR, from the coding sequence ATGGTTAATCTCACCCGTATCTACACCCGGACCGGGGACGACGGGACGACCGCACTCGGCGACATGAGTCGGACGTCCAAGAACGACTCGCGGCTGAACGCCTACGCGGACGCCAACGAGGCGAACGCCGCCATCGGCGTGGCCGTCGCCGGCGGGGGTCTCGGCGAGGACGTGGTCGCCGTGCTGACCCGGATCCAGAACGACCTCTTCGACGTCGGCGCCGACCTCTCCACCCCGGTGGTGGAGAACCCCAAGTACCCCCCGCTGCGCGTCCTCCAGTCGTACATCGACCGCCTGGAGGCGGACTGCGACCGCTACCTGGCCGAGCTGGAGAAGCTGCGCAGCTTCATCCTCCCCGGCGGCACCCCGGCGGCCGCCCAGCTGCACTTCGCCTGCACGGTCGTCCGCCGTGCCGAGCGCTCCACCTGGGCGGCGATCGCGGAGTACGGCGACGGCGTCAACCCGCTGACCGCGAAGTACCTCAACCGGCTCTCCGACCTCCTCTTCATCCTGGCCAGGACGGCCAACAAGGAGCGGGGGGACGTCCTCTGGGTCCCGGGGGAGAACCGCTAG
- the nucS gene encoding endonuclease NucS yields the protein MRLVIARCSVDYAGRLTAHLPSAPRLILVKQDGSVSVHADDRAYKPLNWMSPPCTLQEAEGADGAEALWTVVNKAGEKLIITLEEVLHDSSHELGVDPGLVKDGVEAHLQELLADRMEVLGAGWSLIRREYPTAIGPVDILCRDADGRTVAVEIKRRGEIDGVEQLTRYLELLNRDPLLAPVKGVFAAQQIKPQARVLAQDRGIDCVVLDYDGLRGLDDDKLKLF from the coding sequence GTGCGTCTCGTAATTGCCCGCTGCTCTGTCGACTACGCAGGGCGGCTCACGGCCCATCTGCCCAGCGCCCCCCGGCTGATCCTGGTGAAACAGGACGGCTCGGTCTCGGTGCATGCCGACGACCGCGCCTACAAGCCGCTGAACTGGATGTCGCCGCCGTGCACCCTCCAGGAGGCCGAGGGTGCCGACGGCGCCGAAGCCCTCTGGACGGTCGTCAACAAGGCCGGCGAGAAGTTGATCATTACTCTCGAGGAGGTGCTCCACGACTCCTCCCACGAGCTGGGCGTCGACCCCGGTCTGGTGAAGGACGGAGTGGAGGCGCATCTGCAGGAGCTGCTCGCGGACCGGATGGAGGTGCTGGGGGCCGGCTGGTCGCTGATCCGGCGGGAGTACCCGACCGCGATCGGCCCGGTGGACATCCTCTGCCGGGACGCGGACGGCCGGACCGTCGCCGTGGAGATCAAGCGCCGCGGCGAGATCGACGGCGTCGAGCAGCTCACCCGCTACCTCGAACTCCTCAACCGGGACCCGCTGCTGGCCCCGGTGAAGGGCGTCTTCGCGGCCCAGCAGATCAAGCCGCAGGCGCGGGTGCTGGCCCAGGACCGCGGGATCGACTGCGTCGTCCTCGACTACGACGGCCTCCGCGGCCTGGACGACGACAAACTCAAGCTCTTCTAG
- a CDS encoding ABC transporter ATP-binding protein yields MIEARGLTKRYGLKTAVEDLSFRIRPGVVTGFLGPNGSGKSTTMRMILGLDAPTSGTATVCGQPYRSLSNAMRTVGALLDAKAVHGGRSGYRHLLSLAQLGGLSRQRVDEVLALVGLSEVARQRSKGFSLGMGQRLGIAAALLGDPQVLLFDEPVNGLDPEGILWIRNLMKGLAAEGRTVFVSSHLMSEMALTADHLIIIGRGRLLADISVEDFIRQHSVGGSVRVRTRTEDTERLAGLLREAGGQAAPEQDGGLAVTGLDSERVGGVAFDGGVRLLELTPRQASLEEAYMRLTQHAVEYRATAGPTQPAGPAPAPAPWGPPQQAPVGGFAPGQGWGGTGEGGRG; encoded by the coding sequence CCGTCGAGGATCTGAGTTTCCGGATCCGCCCGGGGGTGGTGACCGGATTCCTCGGGCCGAACGGCTCGGGGAAGTCCACCACGATGCGGATGATCCTGGGCCTGGACGCGCCCACCTCCGGCACGGCGACGGTCTGCGGGCAGCCGTACCGCAGCCTCTCCAACGCGATGCGGACGGTCGGCGCGCTGCTGGACGCCAAGGCGGTGCACGGCGGGCGCAGCGGCTACCGGCATCTCCTCTCGCTGGCGCAGCTCGGCGGGCTCTCCCGGCAGCGGGTGGACGAGGTGCTCGCCCTCGTCGGGCTGAGCGAGGTCGCGCGGCAGCGCAGCAAGGGCTTCTCACTGGGGATGGGGCAGCGGCTCGGGATCGCGGCGGCGCTGCTGGGCGATCCGCAGGTGCTGCTCTTCGACGAGCCGGTGAACGGACTGGACCCGGAGGGCATCCTCTGGATCCGGAACCTGATGAAGGGGCTGGCGGCGGAGGGCCGCACGGTCTTCGTCTCCAGCCATCTGATGAGCGAGATGGCCCTCACCGCCGACCACCTGATCATCATCGGCCGCGGCCGGCTGCTCGCCGACATCAGCGTGGAGGACTTCATCCGGCAGCACTCGGTCGGCGGCTCGGTGCGGGTGCGCACCCGCACCGAGGACACCGAGCGGCTGGCCGGACTGCTGCGGGAGGCCGGCGGGCAGGCGGCGCCGGAGCAGGACGGCGGGCTGGCCGTCACCGGGCTGGACTCGGAGCGGGTCGGCGGGGTCGCCTTCGACGGCGGCGTCCGGCTGCTCGAACTCACCCCGCGGCAGGCCTCCCTTGAGGAGGCGTACATGCGGCTCACCCAGCACGCGGTGGAGTACAGGGCAACGGCGGGCCCGACCCAGCCGGCGGGACCCGCGCCGGCGCCGGCGCCCTGGGGGCCGCCGCAGCAGGCGCCCGTCGGGGGATTCGCGCCCGGTCAGGGGTGGGGCGGCACGGGGGAAGGCGGACGAGGATGA
- a CDS encoding TetR/AcrR family transcriptional regulator has translation MEEGLRARKKRETRQRISDIATGLFLERGFVTVTVADVARAADVSVNTVYNYFPSKEDLCLDRGEAQRQRLVRLLSERRPGESAARAVLRGLREEIENRDPTLGLSGHFAHFMRMVLASDSLSLRMHTIGREMAEAFAAALHEELGTGPEDVRTDLVASQIAWAQRDVLGEIGRRVLAEEPVDEIVRSALDRLDVLESLLSDEVLEYAVRKG, from the coding sequence ATGGAGGAGGGCCTTCGAGCACGGAAGAAGCGGGAGACGCGGCAGCGGATCTCGGACATCGCCACCGGACTGTTCCTGGAGCGCGGGTTCGTGACGGTGACCGTCGCGGACGTCGCGCGGGCCGCCGACGTCTCGGTGAACACCGTCTACAACTACTTCCCCAGCAAGGAGGACCTCTGCCTGGACCGCGGCGAGGCGCAGCGGCAGCGCCTGGTGCGGCTGCTGAGCGAGCGGCGGCCGGGGGAGTCGGCGGCCCGCGCGGTGCTGCGCGGGCTGCGCGAGGAGATCGAGAACCGGGACCCGACGCTCGGGCTGAGCGGGCACTTCGCCCACTTCATGCGGATGGTGCTGGCCTCCGACTCGCTGAGTCTGCGGATGCACACCATCGGCCGGGAGATGGCCGAGGCCTTCGCCGCCGCGCTGCACGAGGAGCTCGGCACCGGGCCGGAGGACGTCCGCACCGACCTGGTGGCGAGTCAGATCGCCTGGGCGCAGCGGGACGTGCTGGGCGAGATCGGGCGGCGGGTGCTGGCCGAGGAGCCGGTGGACGAGATCGTCCGGTCGGCGCTGGACCGGCTCGACGTACTGGAGTCGCTGCTGAGCGACGAGGTGCTGGAGTACGCCGTGCGGAAGGGCTGA